TATGTGGCACCATTCGTCAAAAAAGAACTTTCAAAGCTAAATGCCCCCCTAAAAGGGGTCTTTGGCAACAACGATGGTGAGAGGGAAGGTCTCAAAAGGGCAATTGGAATAGAGGAAGAAATAATGGAACTCGAACTGGAGGGGCTTAAGATAGTTCTCCTTCACGGCACAAATGAAAAGGTAGTTGAGGCATTTATAAGGAGCCAGCTTTACGATGTTGTGATAAGGGGGCATACACATAAATATGAGATAAGGGAAACCGGGAGGAGCATAGTTCTTAATCCCGGTGAAGTCTGCGGATACGTCAGCGGAGTAAAGAGTGTGGCGTTCTTGGACACGAGAAAGAGAGAAATAAGGATAGTAAACCTTGACACGGGAGAACCGCTCGGCTTTATGAGCCTTTGAAAAAGCTTTTAGGGGGGCAAAGAAAGAATCATGGAGACCGATCTGCTTACACCTAAAGAAAGATACAGTGGAGTAGTTTTTATTGGAGTTAGAAAAAACGGCGAGGTAGAGTTCATAAAAGTCTATGCAGAAAATGAGGAACTAGCCAAAGATATCCTGGAGAGATTTCTATACGAAAAGGGAATCCACCCCGCAGATTTCGTTGTGGTGGATAAGGGGTATGAGGATGTTGAAGGGAAAGAGATAATAAGCACGCGAACCGAAAGCGAGCTTTCTTCTTTTCTTGGCCGTCTTGGGTTAAGGCTTCTCTCAAACGGGGTTCTCTATCTGCAAGGGAAAAAAGAGATATACCAGATAACCTCCCTCAGCAAAGATCTTTTAAGGGAGATAAAATCCAAAGAAGACTTAAAAGAAGAACCTGTTAGAGTTGAGCTCAAAAGCCTAAACCTCCCGCCGAGATTTATCGAAAGGCTCAAAGCTCTGGAGCTCATGGAAGATACACTGATAATAAACCACGCGGAGCTTCCCATTCCTGAGGTTTTGAAAGAAGCTATCAAGGGAGCCGTTAAAATCCCAGAAGTCCTCGAACTTGGCTCGCTGAGACTTCGGCTTTTTAATAGCGAGC
The Thermococcus sp. 2319x1 DNA segment above includes these coding regions:
- a CDS encoding metallophosphoesterase, producing MLIGIMSDTHDNLPAIARAVELFNKENVDLVLHAGDYVAPFVKKELSKLNAPLKGVFGNNDGEREGLKRAIGIEEEIMELELEGLKIVLLHGTNEKVVEAFIRSQLYDVVIRGHTHKYEIRETGRSIVLNPGEVCGYVSGVKSVAFLDTRKREIRIVNLDTGEPLGFMSL